The proteins below are encoded in one region of Winogradskyella helgolandensis:
- a CDS encoding UDP-3-O-(3-hydroxymyristoyl)glucosamine N-acyltransferase, whose product MKFPKSHTLKQIATLIDCEYRGSEDFEILGINEIHVVEPGDIVFVDHPKYYDKALESAATIVLINKDVACPEGKALLISDDPFRDFNKITSHFKPFKASNSAIASDAVIGEGTIIQPNCFIGNNVTIGKNCVIHSNVSIYDDAIIGDNVTIHAGTVLGASAFYYKNRPEGYDQLKSGGRVIIKDNVDIGALCTIDRGVTGDTTIGEGSKLDNQIQIGHDTLIGKKCLIASQTGIAGCVVVEDNVTIWGQVGIKSGIKISEGTIIYAQAGLNNSTEEGKTYFGTPAQEARVSFKDLAYVKKIPEILQKLKNL is encoded by the coding sequence ATGAAATTCCCGAAGTCACATACTTTAAAACAAATTGCAACCTTAATTGATTGTGAATATAGAGGTTCAGAAGATTTTGAAATCTTAGGCATTAATGAAATTCATGTTGTAGAACCCGGTGATATTGTTTTTGTAGATCATCCTAAATATTACGATAAGGCTTTAGAGTCAGCAGCAACTATCGTTTTAATTAATAAAGATGTTGCCTGCCCTGAAGGAAAAGCCCTTTTAATTTCTGATGATCCATTTCGGGATTTTAATAAAATCACATCCCATTTTAAACCGTTTAAAGCTTCAAACAGTGCTATTGCTAGTGATGCCGTTATTGGCGAAGGTACTATAATTCAACCCAATTGTTTTATAGGAAATAATGTTACTATTGGTAAAAATTGTGTTATTCATTCGAATGTGAGTATTTATGATGATGCTATTATAGGTGATAATGTTACTATTCATGCAGGAACAGTTTTAGGAGCAAGTGCGTTTTATTATAAAAATAGACCGGAAGGTTACGATCAGTTAAAATCTGGTGGTCGTGTTATTATAAAAGATAATGTAGATATAGGAGCGCTTTGTACTATTGATAGAGGGGTTACCGGAGATACAACTATTGGTGAGGGTTCTAAATTAGATAATCAAATCCAAATAGGTCATGATACCCTAATAGGTAAAAAGTGTTTAATTGCATCACAAACAGGAATTGCAGGTTGTGTAGTGGTTGAGGATAATGTTACTATTTGGGGGCAAGTTGGTATTAAAAGTGGCATTAAAATATCAGAAGGAACAATCATCTATGCACAAGCTGGATTGAATAATTCTACGGAAGAAGGCAAAACATATTTTGGTACTCCTGCTCAAGAAGCTAGAGTTTCATTTAAAGACCTTGCTTATGTGAAAAAAATTCCTGAAATACTTCAAAAATTAAAGAATTTATAA
- a CDS encoding nuclear transport factor 2 family protein, with amino-acid sequence MSAIDVVKAFYESNLVNDANMVPKYFHKDSDLHWASSQGFTLLNYKDIEAFFEGTRHTVFGTTIEHPYSEPILAHYSTLWEVRDGKLYCGFEISQQADENDKKTMKSYEEINI; translated from the coding sequence ATGTCAGCTATAGATGTTGTGAAGGCCTTTTACGAATCAAATTTAGTTAATGATGCTAATATGGTTCCTAAATATTTCCATAAAGATAGTGACTTACATTGGGCAAGTAGCCAAGGGTTTACGCTTCTAAATTATAAAGATATCGAAGCGTTTTTTGAAGGCACAAGACATACCGTTTTTGGTACTACTATTGAACATCCATATTCAGAACCCATTCTAGCTCATTATTCAACCCTTTGGGAAGTAAGAGATGGAAAATTATATTGTGGTTTTGAAATCAGTCAACAAGCCGATGAAAACGATAAAAAAACCATGAAATCATACGAAGAAATAAATATATAA
- the sucD gene encoding succinate--CoA ligase subunit alpha: MSVLVNKNSKIIVQGFTGSEGTFHAEQMIEYGTNVVGGVTPGKGGQTHLDKPVFNTVSEAVEKVGADTTIIFVPPAFAADAIMEAADAGIKVIITITEGIPVADMIKASNYIKDKACRLIGPNCPGVITPGEAKVGIMPGFVFKKGNVGIVSKSGTLTYEAADQVVKQGLGITTAIGIGGDPIIGTTTKEAVELLINDPETEAVVMIGEIGGQLEADAAHWYKASGSKKPVIGFIAGETAPAGRTMGHAGAIVGGSDDTAQAKKAIMRECGIHVVDSPAEIGKKVAEVLG, encoded by the coding sequence ATGAGCGTTTTAGTTAATAAGAATTCTAAGATAATAGTTCAAGGTTTTACAGGTAGTGAAGGTACTTTTCACGCTGAACAAATGATTGAATATGGTACAAATGTCGTTGGAGGTGTAACTCCAGGAAAAGGAGGTCAAACACATTTAGACAAACCAGTTTTTAATACAGTTTCAGAAGCTGTTGAAAAAGTAGGTGCTGATACCACAATTATTTTTGTACCACCAGCTTTCGCTGCAGATGCCATTATGGAAGCTGCTGATGCTGGCATTAAAGTAATCATCACAATTACGGAAGGAATTCCTGTTGCAGATATGATTAAAGCGTCAAACTATATCAAAGATAAAGCGTGTCGTTTAATTGGTCCTAACTGTCCTGGTGTAATTACGCCTGGTGAAGCTAAAGTTGGTATTATGCCAGGTTTTGTATTCAAAAAAGGTAATGTTGGTATTGTTTCTAAATCTGGAACTTTAACATACGAAGCTGCTGACCAAGTTGTAAAACAAGGTTTAGGTATTACTACAGCAATTGGTATTGGTGGAGATCCAATTATTGGAACAACAACTAAAGAAGCTGTTGAATTATTAATCAATGACCCAGAAACAGAAGCTGTGGTTATGATTGGGGAAATAGGAGGTCAATTAGAAGCTGATGCTGCACATTGGTACAAGGCAAGTGGAAGTAAAAAACCTGTAATTGGTTTTATTGCTGGTGAAACGGCTCCTGCTGGTCGTACAATGGGACATGCTGGTGCTATTGTAGGTGGAAGCGATGATACTGCACAAGCTAAAAAAGCAATAATGAGAGAATGTGGAATTCACGTTGTGGATTCTCCTGCTGAGATAGGAAAGAAAGTAGCTGAAGTTTTAGGCTAA
- the fabG gene encoding 3-oxoacyl-[acyl-carrier-protein] reductase, translating into MKLLEGKTAIITGASRGIGKGIAEVFADHGANVAFTYSSSVEAANELEKELNAKGIKAKGYQSNAANFDESQKLAEDVLAEFGAIDILVNNAGITKDNLLMRMGEADFDKVIEVNLKSVFNMTKAVQRTMLKQRKGSIINMSSVVGVKGNAGQTNYAASKAGIIGFSKSVALELGSRNIRSNVIAPGFIETEMTAKLDEATVKGWRAGIPLKRGGTPEDIANACVFLASDLSAYITGQTLNVDGGMLT; encoded by the coding sequence ATGAAACTTTTAGAAGGAAAAACAGCCATTATTACAGGCGCAAGTAGAGGAATCGGAAAAGGAATAGCAGAAGTATTTGCAGACCATGGTGCAAATGTTGCGTTTACATATAGCTCTTCAGTTGAAGCAGCAAACGAATTAGAAAAAGAATTAAATGCCAAAGGAATTAAAGCTAAAGGCTATCAAAGTAATGCTGCAAATTTTGACGAATCTCAAAAGTTAGCTGAAGATGTTTTAGCCGAATTTGGTGCTATTGATATCCTGGTAAATAATGCAGGTATTACAAAAGATAATCTCTTAATGCGAATGGGAGAAGCCGATTTTGACAAAGTCATTGAGGTTAACCTTAAATCGGTTTTTAACATGACTAAAGCGGTACAACGAACCATGTTGAAACAACGTAAAGGATCTATAATTAACATGAGTTCTGTGGTTGGCGTAAAAGGTAACGCCGGACAAACAAATTATGCGGCTTCTAAAGCCGGAATCATTGGTTTCTCAAAGTCAGTAGCATTAGAGTTGGGATCGCGTAACATTAGAAGCAACGTCATCGCTCCGGGATTTATTGAAACTGAAATGACAGCAAAATTAGACGAAGCAACCGTTAAAGGTTGGAGAGCTGGTATTCCACTTAAAAGAGGAGGTACACCAGAAGATATTGCTAATGCTTGTGTGTTTTTAGCAAGTGACTTAAGTGCCTATATTACAGGACAGACACTTAATGTTGATGGTGGAATGTTGACTTAA
- a CDS encoding vWA domain-containing protein translates to MDKLTIIYITLAAITALLLALFQYLYKSKLKSNLKYVLTGLRTISIFCILLLLINPKFESFTYFDEKPTLVVAVDDSESVSYLKQDEKAREVVAALQTNSELKDRFDIQAYSFGKSVSTLDSLNFNERQSNLALALKQFGEVYANQTAPIIVLSDGNQTYGSDYSYIAKGVKQPIYPIILGDSTVHSDLSIKQLNVNRYVYLKNKFPVEIIANYRGNEPINTELKIWSGNVVVFRKVLQLDALKSSEIISTALMANSVGVKTYRVELVALENEKNKVNNVKNFGVEVIDQKTNIALVYDRLHPDLGAFKKAIESNEQRSVSILKPKDVINKINDFQLVILYQPNNNFNSVLKEIKEQKINTFIISGETTSWNLLNQTRDYFKQTITNQTENFQPSLNRNYGTFIVENLDFNSFPPLKSEFGALDILVPHETLLYKSVNGITTEDILLATFEADGTKHAILNGEDIWRWRAQSFINTNSFNNFDEFINKLVQYLSSNKKRKRINIDYKSFYNGNDDVIISAQYFNKTFEFDNSASLSIVLNNKDDESIREVPLLLNNGNYTVDLSGINAGLYDFTIKHNSESISASGSFQILEYNVEQQFLNADITKLKSIAANSNGSAYFPSQTTELINRLLSDNRYKTIQKSTKNIVPLIDWKYLLGLIALSLFIEWFIRKYNGLI, encoded by the coding sequence ATGGATAAACTAACAATTATATACATAACACTTGCTGCAATTACAGCGCTTTTATTAGCGCTGTTTCAGTATTTGTATAAGTCAAAATTAAAATCGAATCTTAAATATGTACTTACAGGATTAAGAACAATTTCAATCTTTTGTATTTTACTATTACTCATTAATCCAAAGTTTGAATCTTTTACCTATTTCGATGAAAAACCAACATTAGTTGTTGCTGTTGATGATTCGGAATCTGTTTCTTATTTAAAACAAGATGAAAAGGCTAGGGAAGTGGTTGCTGCGTTACAGACTAATTCAGAATTAAAAGATCGTTTTGATATTCAGGCTTATAGTTTTGGAAAATCAGTTTCCACTCTAGATAGTTTAAATTTTAATGAGCGCCAATCAAATTTAGCATTGGCTCTAAAGCAATTTGGTGAGGTGTATGCCAATCAAACCGCTCCAATTATAGTTTTGAGTGATGGGAATCAAACCTATGGTTCAGATTATAGTTATATAGCCAAAGGAGTTAAGCAACCTATCTATCCTATAATTTTAGGGGATTCTACAGTACATTCCGATTTAAGTATCAAACAACTGAATGTAAATCGCTATGTGTATCTCAAGAATAAGTTTCCTGTTGAAATTATCGCGAATTATAGAGGTAATGAACCCATAAATACAGAACTAAAAATATGGTCTGGTAATGTTGTCGTTTTTAGAAAAGTACTTCAGCTTGATGCGTTAAAATCTTCCGAAATTATTTCAACTGCTTTAATGGCGAATAGTGTTGGTGTTAAAACGTATCGTGTTGAGTTGGTCGCTTTAGAAAATGAAAAAAACAAAGTCAATAACGTTAAGAATTTTGGAGTAGAAGTCATTGACCAGAAAACAAATATTGCTTTAGTTTATGATCGTTTGCACCCTGATTTAGGCGCCTTTAAAAAAGCAATTGAAAGTAACGAGCAACGTAGTGTTTCTATATTAAAGCCAAAAGATGTAATAAATAAAATTAATGATTTTCAATTAGTTATATTGTATCAGCCAAATAATAACTTCAATTCTGTTTTAAAAGAAATCAAGGAACAAAAAATCAATACATTTATCATTTCAGGGGAAACCACAAGCTGGAATCTGCTTAATCAAACACGAGACTATTTTAAACAAACCATTACCAATCAAACCGAAAATTTTCAACCAAGTTTAAACAGAAACTACGGAACCTTCATTGTCGAAAATTTAGATTTCAATAGTTTTCCGCCATTGAAATCTGAGTTTGGAGCACTTGATATTTTAGTTCCGCATGAAACGCTATTGTATAAAAGCGTTAACGGAATTACAACCGAAGACATATTGTTAGCAACCTTTGAAGCTGATGGCACAAAACACGCCATTTTAAATGGAGAAGACATTTGGAGGTGGAGAGCACAATCATTTATAAATACGAATAGTTTCAATAATTTTGATGAATTTATCAATAAATTAGTTCAGTATTTAAGTTCAAACAAGAAGCGAAAGCGGATCAATATCGATTACAAATCCTTCTATAATGGTAATGATGACGTTATAATTTCAGCTCAGTATTTCAACAAAACTTTCGAGTTTGATAATTCGGCTTCATTAAGTATTGTTTTAAATAACAAGGATGACGAAAGTATAAGAGAAGTGCCACTTTTATTAAATAATGGTAATTACACAGTCGATTTAAGCGGCATCAATGCAGGCTTATATGATTTTACGATTAAGCATAATTCGGAATCCATATCTGCCTCTGGAAGCTTTCAAATTTTAGAATATAATGTAGAACAGCAATTTTTAAATGCGGATATCACTAAATTAAAATCAATTGCAGCTAATAGCAATGGTAGTGCATATTTTCCGTCACAAACAACTGAATTAATAAACAGGTTATTAAGTGATAATCGCTATAAAACAATACAAAAAAGCACTAAAAATATCGTACCTTTGATAGATTGGAAATATCTACTTGGTTTGATCGCGTTAAGCCTTTTTATTGAGTGGTTTATTAGAAAATATAACGGATTAATTTAA
- a CDS encoding prohibitin family protein, which yields MEKLPKIGLPILIGVVLLIIVLAKSAVTLDSGHAGVLYETLSGGVNPDKAPLGPGFHVIAPWNRVIDYETRQQEVAEKMAVLSSNGLDIKLDASILYQPDVKSLGKLHNQKGEDYLSRVLQPAIRSAARSVVGRYTPEQLYSSKRDAIQEEIYEETKKIVEPQFIQLNDILIRDVTLPPTIKEAIERKLKQEQESLEYEFRLESARKEAEKVIIDAQGKADANRILSASLTDKILQDKGIEATVKLSESPNSKTIIIGSGDSGLPIILGNQ from the coding sequence ATGGAGAAATTACCAAAGATTGGATTACCGATTTTAATCGGAGTTGTGCTTTTAATTATCGTTTTAGCAAAGTCTGCTGTTACTTTAGACTCTGGTCATGCAGGTGTACTATACGAAACACTTAGTGGAGGTGTAAATCCAGATAAAGCACCATTAGGTCCAGGATTTCATGTTATTGCGCCATGGAATAGAGTCATCGATTATGAAACGCGTCAGCAAGAAGTTGCAGAAAAAATGGCGGTATTATCGTCTAATGGTTTGGATATTAAACTAGACGCATCTATTCTGTATCAACCAGATGTTAAAAGTTTAGGAAAATTACACAACCAAAAAGGTGAAGATTATTTAAGTCGTGTACTTCAACCAGCGATTAGAAGTGCGGCAAGAAGTGTTGTTGGTAGATATACACCAGAGCAGTTGTACTCTAGTAAAAGAGATGCGATTCAAGAGGAAATCTATGAGGAAACTAAAAAAATAGTAGAACCACAGTTTATTCAATTAAACGATATTTTAATTAGAGATGTTACTTTACCTCCGACAATTAAAGAAGCAATTGAGCGTAAATTGAAACAAGAGCAAGAATCATTAGAGTATGAATTTAGACTTGAAAGTGCTAGAAAAGAAGCTGAAAAAGTAATTATCGACGCACAAGGTAAAGCTGACGCTAACCGAATTTTAAGTGCATCTTTAACAGATAAGATTCTTCAAGATAAAGGAATTGAAGCGACAGTAAAACTTTCTGAATCGCCAAATAGCAAAACCATTATTATTGGTTCTGGAGATAGTGGATTACCAATTATCTTAGGAAATCAATAA
- the hisG gene encoding ATP phosphoribosyltransferase produces MSKLKIAVQKSGRLNEDSMKILKEIGISVDNGKDQLKASARNFPLEVFYLRNGDIPQYLRDGVVDAAIIGENVLIEKGNDLKIVERLGFSKCKVSIAVPKSSKAKSLKDLDGKRIATSYPNTVNQFLEKEGLKANLHIINGSVEIAPNIGLADAICDIVSSGSTLFKNGLKEVEVLLKSEAVLATSPKISEENQALIDKLQFRLKSVLKGRESKYVLLNAPNDKLDDIIKILPGMNSPSILPLAKEGWSSVHSVLDKNDFWNIIDELKANGAEGILVCPIENMVL; encoded by the coding sequence ATGAGTAAATTAAAAATTGCCGTACAAAAATCGGGTCGACTTAATGAAGATTCCATGAAAATTCTAAAAGAAATTGGAATTTCTGTTGATAATGGTAAAGATCAACTTAAAGCTTCAGCGCGTAATTTTCCACTAGAAGTTTTCTATTTAAGAAATGGTGATATTCCACAATATCTTAGAGATGGAGTCGTAGATGCAGCCATAATAGGTGAAAATGTCTTAATAGAAAAAGGAAATGATTTAAAGATTGTAGAACGTTTAGGATTTTCAAAATGTAAAGTTTCTATTGCGGTTCCAAAATCATCAAAAGCGAAAAGTTTAAAAGATTTAGACGGAAAACGAATCGCCACATCGTATCCTAATACGGTGAATCAATTTTTAGAAAAAGAAGGACTTAAAGCCAATTTACACATCATTAATGGTTCTGTTGAAATAGCGCCAAATATTGGTCTTGCAGATGCGATTTGCGATATCGTATCTAGTGGAAGTACGCTTTTTAAAAACGGACTAAAAGAAGTAGAAGTGCTTCTAAAATCAGAAGCAGTTTTAGCAACATCACCTAAAATTTCTGAAGAAAATCAAGCTTTAATTGATAAACTTCAATTTCGATTAAAGTCTGTTTTAAAAGGAAGAGAAAGTAAATATGTACTGCTTAATGCGCCAAATGATAAATTAGACGATATCATAAAAATCCTTCCAGGAATGAATAGTCCTTCTATTTTACCTTTAGCCAAAGAAGGCTGGAGTTCGGTGCACTCAGTTTTAGACAAGAATGATTTTTGGAATATTATTGATGAATTAAAAGCGAATGGAGCAGAAGGTATTTTAGTTTGTCCTATCGAAAATATGGTACTTTAA
- the hisD gene encoding histidinol dehydrogenase: MKLYRNPEKSTWSTLLQRPTQSVEVIEATVNQIFDEVQREGDNAIKKYTQKFDGVALESNLVSKQAIEEASQLVSEDLKEAIVLAKENIEKFHKAQKTGKVEVETVPGVLCWQEKRPIQKVGLYIPGGTAPLFSTVLMLAVPAQIAGCKDIVLCSPPNKEGKIANEILYAANLCGVTKIIKVGGIQAIAGLTFGTDTIPQVYKIFGPGNQFVTVAKQLATKYGVAIDMPAGPSELLVMADDSANAAFVASDLLSQAEHGSDSQVILVTTSQDFADGVSKEVEKQLQALPRKAMAEKAIANSKSIIVDSNEIAIELINEYGPEHFIVATQNNDFFVEYISNAGSIFIGNYTPESAGDYASGTNHTLPTNGFSKAYSGVNLDSFQKSMTFQKISKTGIQNIGYAIELMAEAEGLQAHKNAVSLRLIDLLNE, translated from the coding sequence ATGAAATTATATCGTAATCCAGAAAAATCAACTTGGTCAACATTGCTTCAACGTCCTACGCAATCTGTTGAAGTGATTGAAGCGACTGTCAATCAAATTTTTGATGAGGTTCAACGTGAAGGAGATAACGCCATTAAAAAGTACACTCAAAAATTTGATGGTGTTGCGTTAGAATCTAATCTCGTTTCTAAACAAGCTATTGAAGAGGCTTCACAGTTAGTCAGTGAAGATTTAAAAGAAGCTATTGTATTAGCTAAAGAGAATATTGAAAAATTCCATAAAGCTCAAAAAACAGGAAAAGTAGAAGTTGAAACTGTACCAGGTGTATTGTGTTGGCAAGAAAAACGACCTATTCAAAAAGTAGGCTTATATATTCCAGGCGGAACAGCTCCATTATTTTCAACGGTTTTAATGTTGGCAGTTCCAGCTCAAATAGCAGGTTGTAAAGACATCGTATTGTGTTCACCACCAAATAAAGAAGGGAAAATTGCTAATGAGATTTTATATGCTGCTAATCTTTGTGGTGTCACTAAAATTATAAAAGTAGGAGGTATCCAAGCAATTGCAGGATTAACTTTCGGAACCGATACAATTCCGCAAGTCTATAAAATATTCGGCCCAGGTAATCAGTTTGTAACGGTTGCCAAGCAGTTAGCGACAAAATATGGAGTTGCTATTGATATGCCTGCGGGTCCTAGTGAGCTTTTAGTGATGGCAGATGATTCTGCAAATGCAGCTTTTGTAGCTTCAGATTTATTGAGTCAGGCGGAACATGGTAGTGATAGTCAAGTGATTTTGGTAACGACGTCTCAAGATTTTGCAGATGGTGTTTCTAAAGAAGTGGAAAAGCAATTACAAGCTTTGCCTAGAAAAGCCATGGCTGAGAAAGCCATAGCCAATTCTAAATCTATTATTGTAGATTCTAATGAAATAGCCATTGAACTTATTAATGAATATGGTCCTGAGCATTTTATTGTTGCAACACAAAACAATGATTTCTTTGTAGAATATATTAGTAATGCAGGTTCTATTTTTATTGGTAATTATACACCTGAAAGCGCTGGTGATTATGCTTCTGGAACCAATCATACATTGCCAACAAATGGTTTTTCTAAAGCGTATTCTGGAGTTAATTTAGATAGTTTTCAAAAAAGTATGACGTTTCAAAAAATATCAAAAACAGGTATTCAGAATATAGGATATGCTATAGAATTGATGGCAGAAGCCGAAGGTTTACAAGCACATAAAAATGCAGTAAGCTTAAGATTAATAGATTTATTGAACGAGTAA
- the hisC gene encoding histidinol-phosphate transaminase yields MKKNFNLNYLIRENIKSIKPYSSARDEYKDITEGMVFIDANENPFNTNVNRYPDPQQTNVKARLSELKGISSNQILLGNGSDEVLDLIFRVFCEPKKDNIITLPPTYGMYDVLANLNAVENIEIELESDFQPNTDEILRAAHTHTKLLFLCSPNNPTANSFDAIKIEELINEFQGIVVIDEAYIDFSTKESWLSRLDEFPNLIITQTLSKAYGLAGIRLGICYASKDIISILNKIKPPYNINQLTQAKALDRLNDIDSVHNEVKSIIYEREKLSKALTSITFVQNVFPSDANFILAKVDDANQRYQQLIEKGIVVRNRTNQPLCENCLRFSVGTKEENEKLIQTLIQLS; encoded by the coding sequence ATGAAGAAAAATTTCAACCTAAATTATCTCATAAGAGAGAACATAAAATCCATTAAACCCTATTCCTCAGCAAGAGATGAATATAAGGATATCACCGAAGGTATGGTTTTTATTGATGCTAACGAGAATCCATTTAACACCAATGTGAATCGGTATCCAGATCCTCAGCAAACCAATGTTAAAGCACGTTTGTCTGAATTAAAAGGAATTTCGAGCAACCAAATCCTTTTAGGTAATGGAAGCGACGAAGTCTTAGATTTAATATTTAGAGTATTCTGTGAGCCTAAAAAAGATAATATAATTACGCTTCCTCCAACCTACGGCATGTATGATGTTTTGGCAAATCTAAATGCAGTAGAAAATATTGAAATTGAATTAGAATCGGATTTTCAGCCTAATACAGATGAAATTCTAAGAGCGGCGCACACACATACAAAGCTCTTATTTTTATGTTCCCCTAATAACCCAACAGCCAATAGTTTTGATGCTATAAAGATAGAGGAATTGATTAATGAATTTCAAGGTATTGTGGTTATTGACGAAGCATATATTGATTTTTCAACAAAAGAAAGTTGGTTAAGTCGCTTGGATGAATTTCCAAATTTGATAATTACGCAAACCTTATCTAAAGCATATGGTTTAGCCGGAATTCGATTGGGAATCTGTTATGCTTCTAAGGATATAATTTCAATTTTAAATAAAATAAAACCACCATATAATATCAATCAATTGACTCAAGCTAAAGCTTTGGATCGTTTAAATGATATAGATTCTGTTCATAATGAAGTGAAAAGCATAATTTATGAAAGGGAAAAACTGAGTAAAGCTTTGACGTCAATTACTTTTGTACAAAATGTATTTCCTTCGGATGCTAATTTTATTCTGGCAAAAGTAGATGATGCTAATCAACGCTATCAGCAATTGATTGAAAAAGGAATTGTGGTTAGAAATAGAACCAATCAACCTTTGTGTGAAAATTGTTTACGGTTTTCAGTAGGCACAAAAGAAGAAAATGAAAAGTTAATTCAGACATTAATTCAATTATCATAA
- the hisB gene encoding bifunctional histidinol-phosphatase/imidazoleglycerol-phosphate dehydratase HisB, protein MKPVLFIDRDGTLIKEPADEQIDSFEKLEFYPKVFQFLSKIAKELNFEIVMITNQDGLGTDVYPETTFWPVHNFVLKTFKAEGVVFKEQFIDRTFAKDNAPTRKPNTGLLTKYFSEPYDLENSFVIGDRLTDIELAKNLGAKGIFINDNTNLGTDEVTISNTELKDYIALETNDWEVIYEFLKTTERVGSIERNTNETKIKIDLNLDGTGKSDIDTGIAFFDHMLDQIARHGQIDLNIKVDGDLEVDEHHTIEDTAIALGEVFATTLGNKLGIERYGFSLPMDDCLAQVGIDFGGRNWLVWEAEFKREMIGKMPTEMFYHFFKSFTDGAKCNLNIKVEGTNEHHKIEAIFKAFAKAIKMAVKQNVEKMILPSTKGML, encoded by the coding sequence ATGAAACCAGTATTATTCATAGACAGAGACGGTACACTAATAAAGGAACCAGCAGATGAACAAATAGATTCGTTTGAAAAATTAGAATTCTACCCAAAAGTGTTTCAATTTTTAAGCAAAATTGCTAAAGAATTGAATTTCGAAATTGTAATGATTACCAACCAAGATGGTTTAGGAACAGATGTCTATCCTGAAACCACGTTTTGGCCTGTTCATAATTTTGTGCTAAAAACTTTTAAAGCTGAAGGTGTTGTTTTTAAAGAGCAATTTATAGACCGGACTTTTGCAAAAGACAATGCACCAACTCGTAAACCAAATACGGGTTTGTTAACCAAATATTTTTCTGAACCTTATGATTTAGAGAATTCTTTTGTCATTGGAGATCGACTAACAGATATTGAATTAGCAAAAAATCTTGGTGCAAAAGGAATTTTCATAAACGATAACACCAATTTAGGAACCGATGAAGTTACCATAAGTAATACTGAACTTAAAGATTACATTGCTTTAGAAACCAATGATTGGGAAGTGATTTATGAATTTTTGAAAACAACGGAACGTGTCGGAAGTATTGAGCGTAACACCAACGAAACAAAAATTAAAATTGATTTAAATTTAGACGGTACAGGAAAAAGCGACATCGATACTGGAATCGCTTTTTTTGATCATATGTTAGATCAAATTGCGCGTCATGGTCAGATAGATTTAAATATAAAGGTTGATGGTGATTTAGAGGTTGATGAGCACCATACTATTGAAGATACAGCAATAGCTTTAGGTGAAGTGTTTGCGACAACATTAGGAAATAAATTAGGTATAGAACGTTATGGATTTTCATTGCCAATGGATGATTGTTTAGCGCAAGTCGGTATTGACTTTGGAGGGAGAAATTGGCTCGTTTGGGAAGCCGAATTTAAACGTGAAATGATTGGAAAAATGCCAACTGAAATGTTTTATCATTTCTTTAAATCATTTACAGATGGAGCAAAATGTAACTTAAACATAAAAGTTGAAGGTACTAACGAACATCACAAAATTGAAGCCATTTTTAAAGCGTTTGCAAAAGCGATTAAAATGGCGGTAAAACAAAATGTTGAAAAAATGATTTTACCATCGACAAAAGGAATGCTGTAA